The genome window CCCGCTCTCCCCGAAACCACCCGGGACATCGAAGATCGGGCCAATGCCATGGTGGGGGAGGTCTGCTTCCACGAGATGCCGATGGACCGGGCTTTCGAGGCGGGCCTGGTGAAGAATATCGACCCCCGGAAGCCCTATTTCGAGAGGCTACGGGAATTGATCGATTTCGAGGCTATCGGCCGCTCGGGCATCAAGGTCGCCGTCAACCCTCTCTATGGTACCGGGCGGGGCTACCTTGACGCCCTGTTGCGAGAGGCCGGCGTAGACGTAGTGACCATCAACGACCATCGCGACCCCTACTTCGGTGGGCATCCCCCGGAGCCGGCGCGAAGTCATATCGCTGATTTTATAGACCTTGTCAGGGGGGATGACGCCATCACTCTCGGCCTGGCCACAGACGGCGACGCCGACCGCTACGGGATCGTCGATCACGACGGCACATTCATCGAGCCCAACTACATCCTCGCCCTGCTCTTCGATTACCTGTTGCGCACCAAGGGCCAGCGCGGCGACGTGGCCCGCTCGGTCGCGACCTCCCAACTGGTCGATGCGGTCGCCCGGCATCACGGGATGAAGGTGCACGAGACTCCGGTCGGCTTCAAATTCATCGGCGAGTTCATCCGCGACGACGAGATCCTCATCGGGGGCGAGGAGAGCGCCGGGCTGACTCTGCGCGGCCATGTTCCGGACAAAGACGGCATTCTCGCCTGCCTGCTCGTGGCCGAGATGGTCGCCGTGGAAGGCAAGCCCCTCACCGAACTCCTTGCCGACCTGTATCGCAGGGTAGGAGAGGTCTACTCTCACAGGGACAACCTGCGCCTCGGGCCCGACATCGAGGGCAACCTGGCGCAGAAACTCGCATCCCCGCCCTCCAACCTCGCCGGCAAGACGATCGAGAAGGTCATTACCATCGACGGCTTCAAGTGGGTCTTTGGCGACGATTCCTGGGTGCTGTTCCGCAAGTCGGGGACCGAGCCCGTGGTCCGGGTCTACAGCGAGGCGAAGAGCGCCGATGACCTGGCGCGCTTGAGCAAGGCCGCCGCCGAGTTCGTCCAAGGCTAGGCGGGACCGGGGAGGAAAGGGGCCGGCCGGCCCCTTTCCTCGTTGCAGATAACGAGGGAGGCTTCCATGGCAAGACACCTTGCTGTTCTAATCCTGCCCCTTTTGCTCATCGCCTTTTCTCTTTCCGTATGCCTGGCCGAAGGCGCCGGCCTGGTCGGCCTGGGAGACCCCTTCCCGGAACTTTCCCTGACGACCCCCGCCGCCTCCGATGCCCGGGACTATCTTGGCCTGGCGCCCGGAGAGCGGTTCACCCTCAGTCAGGTCGAGGCGGACCTGGTCCTGGTGGAGATGCTCAATGTCCATTGCCCCCACTGCCAGATGCAGACCGGTCCGTACAACGAGCTATTCGAACGGATAGAAGCCGATCCGGAGACCCGGGGGAAGATCAAAATTCTCGGGCTGGCCGCCGGGAACGTTGCCGACGAGGTGGCACGCTTCGTTGCCGACTTCCGGGTCCGGTTCCCCATCGTCGCCGATCCGCAGTTCCGGTTCCACCGCGCTCTCGGCGCCGGCACCACTCCCCTGTCCATCTACGTCCGCCAGGGCGCTCCGGGCCAGGAAGGGGTCGTCGCCGGCAGCCACCTCGGGATGAACCTTGAGCACGAAAGGCTTTTCGCGGAACTGCGCGGCCTGGCGTCCGAGGACCTCGAGGACCTGCGTCGGCGGGGGCGGCGGATCGAGAAAGCGCGAACCGCCATCGCGCCCCTCTTCAGCGAGGAGGAGCTTCAGTACCGGGTGCGCACCGCGGTGATCGATGCCGGAGGGGTGATCGTCGAGTTGAGTCCGGTGGCGCTGCGAAGCGGCCGCCGGGTCTATACGGCCCTGATGAAGAGGGACGAGAGGCGGGAGCGGCTCTTCGCCGAGGTGGTCAGCCGCACTTCGGTGTGCGACATCTGTCACGACGTTCACTTCGTCTACGTCTTCGACGCTTCGGGCCGGGTGGTCGGCTTCGAGCCACTGCAGTTGACCAAGTACGGCAACGAGCCCTGGAGTCCCGGGGATGTGCAGAAGATGACCCGTCGTGTGCTGGGCAGGCCTCTCGTTTCTCCGGCTCCCTTCGACCCCGAGGTGGACGCAGTCACCTCGGCCACCATCACCTCGGCGGTTATCTTCGACAGTCTGGCTCAGGGGGAGGGGCTGCTGGGAGAACTCCGGGAGAAGGGATTGCTCTAAAAAGGGGGAGGGGCTGTAGAGGGAACTTCCGAAGAAGGGAAAAGGAACGGGGCCGGTCGGCCCCGTTCCTGCGTTTTGCGGTGGTCACGCCACCGAATTTCTAGGCTCAGCCGAAGCCCGAACCGGGCGGGGGCGTGCAGCCGCCGCTGCCCCCGCTCGAAGACGCTGCAAAGACAGAAACGCTGCGGCGGGCCGTCTTTCCGCAAGCCGGGCAGGGGGTCTCCTCAGACGGTTGACGCTCGATTTTTTCGACGACCTGTTGGCAGTCGCTGCATCGGTATTCGTAAATGGGCATGGGACCTCCTTGGGATTCTGCTTGATATACTGAAAATCATATATAAGAAGGGGGCCTGTTACAAGCGCCAATCGGCGGGCGAGTGGTCCTTGTTTGGAAACCGCAATGAAAACGATGCTCTGGAATGGGACGCTGGAATCATTCTTAGGGAAATCATGGGGAAGGATGGGAGGGGATTCGGCTCCTTCCCCGGTATGGAATGGTTCGAAGAGTCGAAGATCTGCCTTGGAACCGGAAATGCCCGAAGGGCCCTGATCGTTCGATCAGGGCCCTTCGGGTCGTGTGGTGATTCTTTTTTCCTGGCGGAAGCGACCTAGTCGCTTCCGAATTTCCAGGAATCATCCGACTCCCCGGTACAGAGGAGGGAAATGTCCTCGTAGGACATGTCCGGTTCCGTCTCTGCCAGTTCCTCCTCGTCGATCCAGAACGCCTTTGCCGCTTCTCCCATGGTCCCTGCTCCTTGTTGGATTGTTGTTCGGAAGATCCCTTCCGTCTTCCGGCCCGCCAGACATGCGCAGCCTGCATGCCCAAGGACGATTGCGAGAGT of Desulfuromonas sp. contains these proteins:
- a CDS encoding phosphoglucomutase/phosphomannomutase family protein, whose protein sequence is MARIQFGTSGWRGVFCEDFTFANVRIVTQAIADYLREAGQGEKGVVVGYDSRFMGEFFARETVRVLAGSGIKSYLCNRDTPTPVIAFELMRRKAGGGINFTASHNPFDFNGLKFSPDWGGPALPETTRDIEDRANAMVGEVCFHEMPMDRAFEAGLVKNIDPRKPYFERLRELIDFEAIGRSGIKVAVNPLYGTGRGYLDALLREAGVDVVTINDHRDPYFGGHPPEPARSHIADFIDLVRGDDAITLGLATDGDADRYGIVDHDGTFIEPNYILALLFDYLLRTKGQRGDVARSVATSQLVDAVARHHGMKVHETPVGFKFIGEFIRDDEILIGGEESAGLTLRGHVPDKDGILACLLVAEMVAVEGKPLTELLADLYRRVGEVYSHRDNLRLGPDIEGNLAQKLASPPSNLAGKTIEKVITIDGFKWVFGDDSWVLFRKSGTEPVVRVYSEAKSADDLARLSKAAAEFVQG
- a CDS encoding redoxin domain-containing protein, which translates into the protein MARHLAVLILPLLLIAFSLSVCLAEGAGLVGLGDPFPELSLTTPAASDARDYLGLAPGERFTLSQVEADLVLVEMLNVHCPHCQMQTGPYNELFERIEADPETRGKIKILGLAAGNVADEVARFVADFRVRFPIVADPQFRFHRALGAGTTPLSIYVRQGAPGQEGVVAGSHLGMNLEHERLFAELRGLASEDLEDLRRRGRRIEKARTAIAPLFSEEELQYRVRTAVIDAGGVIVELSPVALRSGRRVYTALMKRDERRERLFAEVVSRTSVCDICHDVHFVYVFDASGRVVGFEPLQLTKYGNEPWSPGDVQKMTRRVLGRPLVSPAPFDPEVDAVTSATITSAVIFDSLAQGEGLLGELREKGLL
- a CDS encoding zinc ribbon domain-containing protein codes for the protein MPIYEYRCSDCQQVVEKIERQPSEETPCPACGKTARRSVSVFAASSSGGSGGCTPPPGSGFG